ATAGTTATATCAAAGTAAATCAAAAATTTTACTTCAATCCCAATAGTCCTCATGCAAAAGGAGTTGAGGCAGCCCGCCTATTGGATGAAGCGCGTTTACAGATTAAGCAATCTTTAAAACTAGATGATGAAACGATTTTATTTACAAGTGGTGCTACAGAATCAAATAATATGGCATTAAAAGGTGCTGCATATCAAAAAAGACCTTTTGGTAAAACCATCATTACGTCAGTCTTAGAACACCCTTCTGTACTAGAAGTGATGCGGCAATTAGAAACGGAAGGTTTCGTATTAAAATATGTCAACGTTACTCAACAGGGTAAAATCGATCTATCTCATTTAAAATCACTTATGCATTCTGATGTCATATTAGTAACGTGTATGCAAGTTAATAATATTATGGGACAAACACAACCCATTAATGAAATCGTGCGCTTGTTATCCGCATATCCTAAAGTTCATTTTCATGTTGATGCTGTCCAAGCGCTAGGTAAACAACCAGTATCGATGAACGGTATCGACAGTTTGTCAATTAGTGGGCACAAATTTAACGGATTAAAAGGACAAGGATTATTAATTTTAAAAAATGCGCATGCTATAACGCCAATCATTCATGGTGGTGGACAAGAGCTAGGGTTGCGTAGTGGAACAGTCAATCTTCCAAATAATGTTGCACTTGCAAAAGCGATACGATTGGCAACATTAAATCAAAGTAACTTAATGCGCCATTTACAACAGATAAATGACATCATACGAGAGCGCCTCGAAAATTATCCAGGCATTGTCGTTAATTCTCCCTTTGACGCATCACCTCACATTTTAAACATTAGCTTTCCAGGTGTGCGAGGAGAAGTTCTAGTTAATGCATTCTCAAAGCGAGGCGTTATGATTTCAACGACAAGTGCATGTTCATCCAAACATGCTAAAATAAATGAGGTTTTAAATGCGATGCAAATTGATAAAACGAATATATTAGGAAGTATACGTTTATCATTCGATCATCACACAACATTAGAAGATGTTACATTATTCTTTGAAAAATTAACCGAAGTATATCAAGAAGTAGAGGAGTTGCTAAGAAAATGATTTATGATCATCTTCTAGTTAGATACGGAGAATTAACTTTAAAAGGTGCAAACCGTAAAACGTTTGTTAGTCAATTGCGTTCAAATGTAAAACGCGCATTAATGCCATTGAAAGGTTATGAGGTAAAAGCAAATCGAGATCGTATGTATATCGAACTTGAGGCACATGCAGATATTGAGGAAATGATATCACGTATATCTAAGGTTTACGGTGTGCATTCCATTAGCCCAGTTCTTAAAATTGAAAAATCAATGGATGCAATGTATACACATGGTTGTTTAATTGCGGATGATTTTCAAGCGGGTGATAGTTTTAAGATTGAGGTCAAACGTTCTGATAAACAATTTGAATATGAAACGTTTGCCATACAACGAATGGTCGGCGGGGCAATACTAAAACACCGCAATGATATACATGTTAATGTTCGTCAGCCTGATCATGAAATTAAAATTGAAGTACGTCTCGATGCGGTTTACATGTACGATAAAGTCATCCCAGCTATCGGTGGTTTGCCAGTAGGAACTGGTGGTAAAACATTGCTTATGTTATCTGGTGGTATTGACTCGCCAGTAGCTGGGATGGAAGTAATGCGTAGGGGTGTAACGATAGAGGCGATTCATTTTCACAGTCCACCATTTACAAGTGAAAAAGCTAAAGAAAAGGTGATTGAATTAACACGCATTATGGCAGAACGGGTAGGTACAATTAAACTACACATCGTTCCATTTACAGATGTACAAAAACAGGTGCATAAGGTCGTACATGAACGTTATACGATGACCTCGACACGTCGGATGATGATGCGTATCGCGGATAAAGTGGTTCACCAAATTGGTGCAGATGCAATTGTTAATGGAGAAAATTTAGGGCAAGTAGCGAGTCAAACACTTAAGAGTATGTACGCGATAAATGCCGTTACATCAACGCCTGTGTTACGTCCTTTATTGTCACTAGATAAAGAAGAGATAATTAATAAAGCAAAAGCATTAGGTACGTTTGAAACATCTATACAGCCATTTGAAGATTGCTGTACTATTTTCACACCTAAAAATCCAGTTACAGAACCTCAATTTGATAAAGTAATCAAATATGAATCTGGATTTGATTTTGAGCCAATGATTGAAGAAGCTGTCAACGGAATCGAAACATTAATCATTGATAAGAACTATCACCTTCATCAAGAAAAACAAAATGAATGGGAAGATGATTTATTTTAGACTGTCATAGAGGTGAATGGGATGGAGTTAGATATCACTGTTATTATCATTGCAATGGGTCTCGCATTTTTAGCTGCATTTATTGATGCAGTTGTTGGAGGCGGAGGCTTAATTTTAATACCTGGCTTACTGGCGTTAGGATTACAACCGGCCACAGCATTAGGAACGAATAAAATGGCCAGTGCGTTCGGATCTTTAACGAGTGCATTCCGATTTGTACGAGCGAAGAAAGTGGATTTACCACTTGTAGGGAAGCTTTTTCCATTATCTTTCTTAGCTGCAGTTGCTGGCACGTCTTTAGCTGTTTATTTACCATCCAATGTACTCAAACCCCTTGTTATAATTATTTTAAGTGGTGTGTTAATTTATACATTATTAAAAAAAGAGTGGGGTGCAACGCGTACTTATTCGAAATTGTCGATGATAAAAGCATTTATGTTTGTCCTTTTAATTGCTCTCATCGGGTTTTATGATGGCTTTCTGGGTGGTGGCACTGGATCCTTTTTAATGTTTGCACTTCTAATTATTGGTTTTGATTTTTTAAGTGCTGCTGGAAATGCTAAAGTGTTAAACTTCGCATCAAATATAGGCGCACTATTAATGTTTATGTATTTAGGACACATTAACTATGTTCTTGGTATTATTTTAGCAATCAGCTCAATATTAGGTTCATATGTAGGCGCGCAATTTGCAATACGTAAAGGGGTAAGTTATGTGAAAGTATTGTTTGTTGTGGTTACTTTGATACTTATTTTTAAAAATGCTTATGATTATTTGAAAGCATGGTTATTTTAATTCACATTATAATTTTATGATTACAATTCAAAAAGAATTGAGCCTCATCTGTGCTCAATTCTTTTTTACTTTGAGCGATGTAAGTCTAAAATTTATTTTTAATATCCTTTTTCTAAACTAAGTAAAAAATGATAAAATAACTAAAAAAGCATATTTATTTAAAGCGAAAGGGAGTATTGTATGTCTAAAAGAATTGTGGCGATTATTTTAGCGGCTGTTATTGTCATGAGTGGCATTGTAATGAGTATTGTTACAACGCTGGCTTCGAATTTTTTTAATGGTGGTATGACTGATTTTGATCAAGTCCCGACAACTGTCGTAAAAAATGGCAGTCCATCTCATCAAATTGCTGAGGTTGTTGTAAAGGGAGAAATCACTGGTAATGCGTCTGGCGGGTTGCTTGGTGGTGAAGGATATAATCATACGTTAATTTTGAAACAGTTGGATACAATTAAAAATGATGACTCAATAAAAGGGGTTTTGTTGACTGTAAACACGCCAGGTGGTGGTACATATGAAAGTGACGAATTGTATCAAAAGCTTAAAGAAGTTAAAACTAAAGGGAAAAAAATATATGTCCAAATGGAAACCATTGCTGCTTCTGGAGGATACTATATTTCAATGCCTGCAGACAAAATTTATGCAGGACCTCAAACATTAACGGGATCCATTGGGGTAATCTCACAATCTATGGATTACTCGGAACTGTTAAAAAATCTTGGCATTAAAACGAATACCATTAAATCAGGAAGTCATAAAGACATTATGAGTCCGCAACGTGAAATGACTAATGAGGAACGAGATATTTTACAATCTATAAATAAAGATAGTTTTGATCAGTTTGTAAACGTTATAAAAGAAGGACGCCATATGTCGGAAGATAAGGTGCGCAAATTAGCTGACGGGCGTATTTATAGTGCACAACAAGCTAAAGCACATCATTTAATAGATGAAATCGGATATAAAAACGAAGCACTTAAAGCAATGAAAAAAGAATTGAAGTTAAAAAATCCTCAAATCATTACATTCGATACATCACAACAAGGTTTGGGGTCGTTATTTGGCATTAAAACCACTTTTGAATCCTTGCAAACGAATGTTAAGCAAATAAAGAATATTTTAAATAATCAATCGGATACGCGTCCAATGTATTTATACGAGGGGTAGGTGAAAAGTGTGACGGTAAATAATCAAAATGAAAATCCTACTCAATACAGAGGAGATTTTCAAGAAGTAAGGCCACCTGTCATGACGAAGTATCAATATGAATTAAATGCATTTTTTTATGCTGGATTCGGACGACGCTTTTTGAGTTATTTAATCGATCTTTTAATTATTTGGTCCGTATCAAGCATTATAATCAAACCTATATTAGCTCTTACAGGGGCGGAGGAATTAAAGCTATGGATTTCATATTTTAGTCTAACACACATTCTTGACGCGTTAATCTATTTTCTCTACTTTGTGTTGATGACAAAATATTTCCAACAAACATTAGGGAAGATGATTTTAGGTATTAAAGTGTACCGCAAAGATTTATGTTCGCCACGTTGGTCAGATGTCTTATATAGAGAATGGGTTGGGCGAATTATTTCAAACATCATGCTTGGATTACCATACCTTACAGTGATGTTTACACCGAAACATATTGGCGTACACGATTATTTTGCTGACACCGTTGTGGTAAAGAATAAATATTTTAAATATATTCAGGAAAATGAAGGTCTATGACGTGCGAAGTGATATAATAATTCGTATAATAAAATTGACTCGGATTTTTTAAGGAGGCAATAGAGTTATGGCACAAGTTACATTTAAACAAAATCCTGTTACATTAATAGGTAACGAGGTTAATGTCGGTGATCAAGCACCTGATTTTAAAGTGGTTGATCAAGGCCTTCAAGGCGTAACGTTATCTCAATTTGACGGGAAGAAAAAATTATTAAATGTGGTACCATCACTTGATACAGGTGTATGTGATCAACAAACACGTAAGTTTAATGAACAAGCAAATGACGAAGATGGTTATGTTCTTACAGTTTCACTTGATTTACCATTTGCTCAAAAAAGATGGTGTGCATCTAACGGTTTAGATAATGTCATCACTTTGAGTGACTATCAATCACATTCGTTCGGTAAGGCTTATGGCGTTTTAATGGAAGAACTGCAATTACTTGCGCGTTCTGTATTTGTTTTAGATGAGAACAACAAAGTCGTCTATAAAGAAATTGTAGCTGAAGGTACGGATTTTCCAGATTTTGAAGCAGCATTAGATGCTTATCGTAAGCTATAACTAGAATTCATGTTTTTAACTTTCTATCAATTTTAGATTTGAGTATAGAAACAATCACTTACGAAGTAAAAGGTGATTGACGAATTTGGGGCGAGGACGTTTAATGTCCCACCCCTTTATTTTTTGAAAGGACGTAAAAAATGACACAATCCACATCTGTAATGGAACAACTGTTTAAAAAGTTGGATGACACTACGAAACAACTAAATGAAGAAAATGGCCAAAGTTTTATAGAAAATTTAGGTTTATCTATGGAACAAATCTATACTAAAGAGCGAGATTTATTGGAACAAGCGACGCTACAAGATCGTCGAAAAGCATTTCAATTTGCTTACTTAAGCCAATTACAAAAAGAAGAAGTACAAGCCAACCATCAAATTACACCAGATTCCATCGGGTTAATTTTGGGCTACTTAATTTCGCAATTTGAATCTGAGGCAAAAGCACTACATATTGCAGACTTAGGTAGTGGTGCAGGTCATCTAAGTGCAACAGTACATGAAGTAATGTCTGAGAAAACACTGATGCATCACTTAGTAGAAGTAGATCCAGTTTTATCACGTCTGAGTGTACATTTAGCTAATTTTTTAGAAATTCCATTCGATGTCTATCCCCAGGATGCTTTAATGCCACTCTCGTTTGAAGAAGCTGATGTCATTATCGGTGATTTGCCAATCGGATATTACCCTGTCGATGAACGCAGTCACGAGATGAAATTAGGCTTTAAAGAAGGCCACAGTTATGCGCATCATTTATTTATTGAACAGTCGATAACAGCGCTCAAACCCTCTGGTTATGCGTTTCTTGTTGTTCCAAGTACATTGTTTGATGGGAATCAGGTGAAACAGTTGCAAAATTTCATTGCAACAGAAACAGTTATGCAAGCTTTCTTGCATTTACCGAGGAATTTATTTAAAAATGAACGCGCTCAAAAATCATTGCTCGTTTTACAAAAGAAAGCGCAAGGTATAACGCAACCTGTGGAAGTTTTGCTTGCGACAATTCCTGATTTGAAACAGCCACAAAACTTTCAAAATTTCTTACGTGAATTAAATGAATGGATGCAAAAAAATCATCCCCAAAAATAATCTGTGGCACTCTTGAAATCAAACTGTGATAATGTTTAAATAGATTTTGGATATAAAACTTATAAATATTGGAGGACGTTTACATGTCTAAGTTAATTTTAGCGATTAACGCTGGTAGCTCATCATTAAAATTTCAATTAATTGAAATGCCTGAAGAAAAGTTGGTCACAAAAGGATTAATCGAGCGTATCGGTTTGAAAGATTCAATCTTCACTATTGAAGTGAACGGAGAGAAAGTGAAAGAAGTTAAAGACATTAAAGACCATGAAGAAGCTGTAAATATGATGTTAGATAGTTTACAAGCACATGGAATTATTAATGACATCAATGATATCGATGGTACAGGTCACCGTGTTGTTCATGGTGGTGAGCGATTCCCTGAATCAGAACTTGTGACTGATGAAGTCGTTGCTGATATTAAAAAATTAACGGACTTAGCCCCATTACACAATCCGGCAAATTTAATGGGTATCGAAGCGTTCAGAAAACTTCTACCAAATATCCCTCACGTAGCAGTTTTTGACACATCATTCCATCAAACAATGCCTGAATCTGCATTTCTTTATAGCTTGCCATATAACTATTATAAAGATTATGGCATTCGTAAATATGGTTTCCACGGTACGAGTCATAAATATGTATCTCAACGTGCTGCAGAAATGTTAGGTAAACCAATCGAAGAATTACGTATCATCTCTTGTCATATCGGTAATGGTGCATCTATTGCTGCAATCGATGGTGGTGAATCTGTAGATACGTCAATGGGCTTCACACCCTTAGCAGGTGTAACTATGGGTACACGTTCAGGTAACATTGACCCTGCACTTATTCCTTTTATTATGGAAAAAACAGGTAAAACTGCAGATGAAGTTTTAAATACACTTAATAAAGAATCTGGTTTATTAGGTATTACTGGTACTTCAAGTGACTTACGTGACATTGAAGATGATGCAAGTCATGGTAATGAACGCGCTGAGCTTGCGTTAGAAGTATTTGCTTCTCGTATTCATAAATACATGGGTTCATATGCGACACGTATGCACGGTGTGGATGTCATTGTCTTTACTGCTGGCGTTGGAGAAAACTCTGATGTAATTCGTGCGCGTGTATTAGAAGGCTTAGAATTTATGGGCGTATATTGGGATCCACGTAAAAACGATGGATTACGTGGTAAAGAAGCTGAATTAAACTATCCACATTCACCAGTAAAAGTTTTAGTTATACCAACTAATGAAGAAGTGATGATTGCGCGTGACGTCATGACATTCGGTATTAAATAAATATATTATACTGAGCTGCCTATCCTTTGAAGGCAGCTTTTTCATATAAAGAAGGGTGGGCACCAAGGCCCACCCTTCTTTATTACGTTTGAATTAAATATTATGATCTTGTAGGAGTTCTTTTGTAGCAACTCGAGGCTCGAATGTTTCTGGGATTTGTTCAGTACGAACAACTAAAACGTCACACTCTGCATGGCGCACGATGGCTTCAGATACAGAACCTACAATAAAGCGTTCCACAGCGTTTAAACCAGAAGTACCACACATTATTAAATCAACACTACCTTCTTCACTTGCTTTTTTAGGGATAATTGATTTTGGTGAACCGAATTCAAGTTTCGTTTCAACATGTGCCACGCCTTCTTCTTCAGCGATTTGACGATATCCATCTAATAACTTTTCGGCAAATGATTTAGACTTCTCTGTGAAATTAGAATCATAAACTTCAAAAGAAGTATACGTACGAGAATCAATGACATTCATGATTGTAAGTTTGGCGT
The sequence above is a segment of the Staphylococcus hyicus genome. Coding sequences within it:
- the thiI gene encoding tRNA uracil 4-sulfurtransferase ThiI; translation: MIYDHLLVRYGELTLKGANRKTFVSQLRSNVKRALMPLKGYEVKANRDRMYIELEAHADIEEMISRISKVYGVHSISPVLKIEKSMDAMYTHGCLIADDFQAGDSFKIEVKRSDKQFEYETFAIQRMVGGAILKHRNDIHVNVRQPDHEIKIEVRLDAVYMYDKVIPAIGGLPVGTGGKTLLMLSGGIDSPVAGMEVMRRGVTIEAIHFHSPPFTSEKAKEKVIELTRIMAERVGTIKLHIVPFTDVQKQVHKVVHERYTMTSTRRMMMRIADKVVHQIGADAIVNGENLGQVASQTLKSMYAINAVTSTPVLRPLLSLDKEEIINKAKALGTFETSIQPFEDCCTIFTPKNPVTEPQFDKVIKYESGFDFEPMIEEAVNGIETLIIDKNYHLHQEKQNEWEDDLF
- the sppA gene encoding signal peptide peptidase SppA; the encoded protein is MSKRIVAIILAAVIVMSGIVMSIVTTLASNFFNGGMTDFDQVPTTVVKNGSPSHQIAEVVVKGEITGNASGGLLGGEGYNHTLILKQLDTIKNDDSIKGVLLTVNTPGGGTYESDELYQKLKEVKTKGKKIYVQMETIAASGGYYISMPADKIYAGPQTLTGSIGVISQSMDYSELLKNLGIKTNTIKSGSHKDIMSPQREMTNEERDILQSINKDSFDQFVNVIKEGRHMSEDKVRKLADGRIYSAQQAKAHHLIDEIGYKNEALKAMKKELKLKNPQIITFDTSQQGLGSLFGIKTTFESLQTNVKQIKNILNNQSDTRPMYLYEG
- a CDS encoding universal stress protein; the encoded protein is MLMYKNILIAVDGSHEAEWAFNKAVAVAKRNDAKLTIMNVIDSRTYTSFEVYDSNFTEKSKSFAEKLLDGYRQIAEEEGVAHVETKLEFGSPKSIIPKKASEEGSVDLIMCGTSGLNAVERFIVGSVSEAIVRHAECDVLVVRTEQIPETFEPRVATKELLQDHNI
- a CDS encoding class I SAM-dependent methyltransferase, with product MTQSTSVMEQLFKKLDDTTKQLNEENGQSFIENLGLSMEQIYTKERDLLEQATLQDRRKAFQFAYLSQLQKEEVQANHQITPDSIGLILGYLISQFESEAKALHIADLGSGAGHLSATVHEVMSEKTLMHHLVEVDPVLSRLSVHLANFLEIPFDVYPQDALMPLSFEEADVIIGDLPIGYYPVDERSHEMKLGFKEGHSYAHHLFIEQSITALKPSGYAFLVVPSTLFDGNQVKQLQNFIATETVMQAFLHLPRNLFKNERAQKSLLVLQKKAQGITQPVEVLLATIPDLKQPQNFQNFLRELNEWMQKNHPQK
- a CDS encoding RDD family protein, whose protein sequence is MKSVTVNNQNENPTQYRGDFQEVRPPVMTKYQYELNAFFYAGFGRRFLSYLIDLLIIWSVSSIIIKPILALTGAEELKLWISYFSLTHILDALIYFLYFVLMTKYFQQTLGKMILGIKVYRKDLCSPRWSDVLYREWVGRIISNIMLGLPYLTVMFTPKHIGVHDYFADTVVVKNKYFKYIQENEGL
- a CDS encoding cysteine desulfurase family protein, whose product is MLYFDNAATTQPEADVLNSYIKVNQKFYFNPNSPHAKGVEAARLLDEARLQIKQSLKLDDETILFTSGATESNNMALKGAAYQKRPFGKTIITSVLEHPSVLEVMRQLETEGFVLKYVNVTQQGKIDLSHLKSLMHSDVILVTCMQVNNIMGQTQPINEIVRLLSAYPKVHFHVDAVQALGKQPVSMNGIDSLSISGHKFNGLKGQGLLILKNAHAITPIIHGGGQELGLRSGTVNLPNNVALAKAIRLATLNQSNLMRHLQQINDIIRERLENYPGIVVNSPFDASPHILNISFPGVRGEVLVNAFSKRGVMISTTSACSSKHAKINEVLNAMQIDKTNILGSIRLSFDHHTTLEDVTLFFEKLTEVYQEVEELLRK
- a CDS encoding acetate kinase; its protein translation is MSKLILAINAGSSSLKFQLIEMPEEKLVTKGLIERIGLKDSIFTIEVNGEKVKEVKDIKDHEEAVNMMLDSLQAHGIINDINDIDGTGHRVVHGGERFPESELVTDEVVADIKKLTDLAPLHNPANLMGIEAFRKLLPNIPHVAVFDTSFHQTMPESAFLYSLPYNYYKDYGIRKYGFHGTSHKYVSQRAAEMLGKPIEELRIISCHIGNGASIAAIDGGESVDTSMGFTPLAGVTMGTRSGNIDPALIPFIMEKTGKTADEVLNTLNKESGLLGITGTSSDLRDIEDDASHGNERAELALEVFASRIHKYMGSYATRMHGVDVIVFTAGVGENSDVIRARVLEGLEFMGVYWDPRKNDGLRGKEAELNYPHSPVKVLVIPTNEEVMIARDVMTFGIK
- a CDS encoding sulfite exporter TauE/SafE family protein, producing MELDITVIIIAMGLAFLAAFIDAVVGGGGLILIPGLLALGLQPATALGTNKMASAFGSLTSAFRFVRAKKVDLPLVGKLFPLSFLAAVAGTSLAVYLPSNVLKPLVIIILSGVLIYTLLKKEWGATRTYSKLSMIKAFMFVLLIALIGFYDGFLGGGTGSFLMFALLIIGFDFLSAAGNAKVLNFASNIGALLMFMYLGHINYVLGIILAISSILGSYVGAQFAIRKGVSYVKVLFVVVTLILIFKNAYDYLKAWLF
- the tpx gene encoding thiol peroxidase, with product MAQVTFKQNPVTLIGNEVNVGDQAPDFKVVDQGLQGVTLSQFDGKKKLLNVVPSLDTGVCDQQTRKFNEQANDEDGYVLTVSLDLPFAQKRWCASNGLDNVITLSDYQSHSFGKAYGVLMEELQLLARSVFVLDENNKVVYKEIVAEGTDFPDFEAALDAYRKL